Sequence from the Natranaerobius trueperi genome:
CTGAATAAGTATGGTAAAAAAAGCTGCCAATCGAAATGATTGGTAGCTTTTTAAATATTTGGGTTATTTTGAAGGAAAATGAGAATTTTATGTTAAAATAATATACTGGAAGGAAGTTTTTCTAAATATGTCTGAAAATTGGAGTATGTTAAGTTGTTATGAAAAATAAGCTAACTTAATGGCAAGATTTTAAATGATTTGGCTGTCATGCGCCATTACTATGTAAAAGCAAAAAAGTCCTAGTACGATTAGAGTAATTAATATCCGCAACTTGATCAGGAGTAGACTGATTCAAAACATTGCTTGTCCTAACAAAGTTGAAAGTAAAAATAAAAACAGTGATAAGCTTGTTAGCGGACTGGTAAGAAACAAAGCCTCTGCGTTGCTTAAAGGACATAGAAAGAATGATTACAACTTTTATCACAACACCTCAAATTAGAATAAAAATCATAGTCGGATGTAAGAATGTAGATTTACCACATTTTGGGCAAGAAGGATATTTGCGAGGCTTATTAGGGCCTCTTTTATCCCCGCCCTCAGAAAGTGTCTTAGGTGCCCACTGACGACTACAATTTTTACACTGAAATCTTTTTATTACCATATTTGTCGAACCTATAACCGTAAAGGGTCGTTTGAGTAACATCTAGGACATACAATTTTAGCCATGGATTAGTCTCCTTTCTCCCGGAGGTTTTGTTTTCTGTCTATAAACATCTTAACTTCGGGATGGAGACTGATTCAAATATCATACAACTTAACAGAACTGAAAATTGATATAGGAGGAAGATGATGGGGAAACTAAAAGAAGGGGAAATTGGTGATAAGAACTTTATCAGAATACTAGTAGTTGGTGTTTTATTAACTTTTTTTATACCTTTATTTGCACTTATTTCTGAATATATCTTACTTATGACACTATTGTTAGTAGTATTTTGGTTTTGGTTTATCAAGTTTATTTCTCAGGAAATATTTAAAAACAAGACCCGCATTAGAGATGATACAGTTACTGAATTAGTACAATACCTTCGAAAACTAAGACATGACTTTGTTAATCACTATCAAGTCTTGTATGGAATAGCACAAATATCTAAGGACACACGATTACTTAAACATTTAGAAAAAGTAAAAATTTTGAACAATAATTATGGGTCTATCTTAAAACTTTCTCAATATGATTTAGTTCAATATTTCTTAAAGCAGTTGGCATGTCAGTCTGATACAGAATCCCATTATCAACTAACAAATTCTGCTTCTTGGGAGGACTTTAATAATTCTTACGGGCCCAAAATTGTACCTCTGTTAGATAGAGTTTGTCAGTTGATTTCTTTGGAAAAAATTGTCCATCCATCTAGTATGATTGACTGGGAACTAGATGAAAATACTAAGGAATATACAATGGTTTTGACAGTATATGATTCAGAGGAACCTTGGGGAGTTAATATAGATAAATACTTAAATGAAGTTAAAGTAGAAGCTCATAAAATAGGGGTTAAGTTTGAATACTTTACTTGGGAAGAACAGATAGCTGTGCATTTTCTTATACCAAAATAAAAAGCAGGTGATTTTATGTTTGTAGATAAAGCGAAAATATATGTTAAAGGTGGAGACGGAGGCAACGGAATTGTAGCATTTAGAAGAGAAAAGTATGTACCGGACGGTGGTCCTAGTGGTGGAGATGGGGGCGATGGTGGGAATGTTATTTTCGAAGTCGACCCAGGATTAAAATCACTAGTAGATTTTAAATATAATGTACATATAAAGGCAGAACGTGGCGCTCATGGTGAGGGAAGTAAAAAACATGGTCGATCTGGGAAAGATCGTATAGTGAGAGTACCACCAGGAACAGTTGTAAAAGATGCACAAACTGAAAAAAATATTTGTGATTTAGTTTTTGATGGTGATCAATATACTGTTGCAAAAGGTGGAAGAGGCGGAAGAGGTAATGCAAGGTTTGCAACAGCCAATAATAAGGCTCCTAAATTTAGTGAAGAGGGTAAGCTAGGAGAAGAGCAGTGGTTGATACTAGAATTAAAAGTTATAGCTGAAGTTGGCTTGATAGGGTTTCCAAATGTGGGTAAATCGACTCTTTTAAGTCGAGTTAGTAAAGCAGAGCCTAAAGTAGCTGATTATCACTTTACAACAATTAATCCTAATTTAGGTGTAGTAGATTTAGATGAGGGAAAGAGATTTATAGTGGCAGATATTCCAGGGCTTATTGAAGGTGCCCATAAAGGAAAAGGCCTTGGGGATAGATTCTTAAAACATATTGAAAGAACTAAAATTTTAGTTCATGTCCTAGATATATCAGGTGTCGAAGGTAGAGACCCTATTGAAGATTTTTATGCTATTAATGAAGAATTAGTTGGATATAATCAAACAGTTGCTAATAAACCACAAATAATTGCAGCTAACAAAGTAGATTTAGGAGAAGTTGCACACAATAATCTAGAAGGATTAAAAGAACAATTAAAATCAGACTCTAATTTCAGTGATATTAAAATTTTTCCGATATCTGCTGTTACAGGTGAAGGGTTAGAAAATTTATTATATTTTGTAGCTGACAAAATAGAGGAACTGCCAGATATTGAACCAGAAGAAAGTGAATATGAAAAAGAAGAAGAAAATTTAATCACAGAACAGGAAGCAGATGAAGTATTATATACTCTTGACAAGGATGGGACTACTAAAGAAAGTATAAAAACTATTCGTATCGAAAAACAAAACGATTTATTTATCGTAAAGAATTATGAACTTGAAGACATTGTACAAAGAGTTGATGTATTTACAAAAGAAGGTCAGGAATACTTTCAAGAAAAGGCAGATCAACTAGAGTTAGAGAAAACTTTAAGAAAATATGGGATTAAAGAAGGAGATACTGTTAAGATAGGTGATTTTGAATTTATCTATCAAGAGTAATAGGTTACTAATATAAGTGATAAGGAGTGGGGAGGGCAATGGGAACTAGGAGAAGAGAAAATAATAGAGTAGGCTTAATTGGCGGTACTTTTGATCCTATTCATACTGGTCATCTAATAATAGCAGAAGAAGCTTTAAATAAGTTTTCATTGGATGAAATTATTTTCATCCCAGCTGGGATACCTCCACATAAAACTTCAGAAAATATTACATCAAGCTTTCATCGTTATATGCTTACTAACTTAGCTACTAGTAAGCATCCAAAGTTTTATGTGAGTAGTTTTGAAGTAGATAGAGATACACCTTCATATACTATTGAAACTTTAAGATACTTCAGAGATTTGTATAGTGATAAGACAGATCTGTTTTTCATTACTGGTATAGATACTTTATTGGATATTCTTACTTGGAAGGATTATCGTTTACTACCAGATTTATGTCAATTTATTTGTGCGACTAGGCCTAACTTTTCTTTTGAAAAGCTTGAAAAAGAAGTTTTTGGTACTTTACCTAAATTAAAGAATAAAATTCATTATATGGACGTGCCGTTGATTGAAATCTCTTCTACAGATATTAGAAAGAGATGTAAAAATAATGAGAGTATCAAATTTATGGTACCGGAGAGTGTAGAAGCTTATATTTTAAAAGAAGGTTTATTTTAAAAAAACTAACAGAGGTGGCTCTTTAATGAATTATCAAATCCTTTATGATTATTATGAAAAAGAGTTGCAAAAAACACTGTCTTATAAAAGATTTGAGCATTCTTTGAATGTAGTCGAAACAGCATTCAAAATTTCTGAGTTTTTCTCTATTGAAAAAGATAGAGTAGCGTTAGCTGCCCTTGTCCATGATAGGGGAAAAGAAATCTCTAATAAAAGATTACTTTCAATTGCAAAAGAGCAAAATTTAATTTATGATGAGTCTGAAGAAATTTATCCTGAATTGTTACATGGTCCTATTGGAGCTTATCTATTAGAATATGATAATAAAATTAGGGATGAAAAAATTCTGAATTCAGTTCGATATCATACAACAGGTAGACCAAACATGAGCCAATTAGAAATAATCATTTTTTTAGCTGATTTAGTGGAACCAAATCGATCTTATCCTAGAGTAGATGATCTAAGAAAACTAGTATTTAATGAACCTTATGAAGCATTGTTAAAATCCTTGGACTGGACCCTAGAATACTTAATGAGAACAGGAAAGGTTATTCATCCCTTAACTGTTAAGACAAGAAATCACTATTTAAATAAGGTGTAAGAGGAGGGGTCCTATGAGTTATACCAAAAGGTATAGAAAAGATAAGCGTACCAGAAAAAAAGCTAAACTGAAGAAAGAACGAATTTTTGCACTGATAATTTTAATAATAACTTTTTTTGTATTGGGAGCTGCAGTTAGATATATAATATCCGGTAGAAATCTCGAAACTGAAGCAGATTGGGTAACTAATTTATCACAGGATGTAAATGATCAATATACTAATACCTTAGTTGCTGTAGTTGATGATTCACATAACATTTTAAAATATATAACGATTTTAAATCAAAAAGAAGACTCTGAAGAATTAAATACCATTTTTATTCCTGGTGAAACGTATTTAGACACACCTGGGAATGACTTTGAAATTTTGATGGAAAGCTATAGTAAAGGGCATATAGATTTATTGATAGATACAGTTAAAGACTATCTTGGAGTGTCAATACATAACTTTATAAAAATAGAAAGTGGAGTCTATAGTGGAATTAAAAATGAATTAAATTTTATAAGTGATGTAAATCATGACAAGTTTAAAACACAAGTTCTAGAGAAAGATTTAAAAGAAGGTGATATACAAAAAATCTTTACTGATCATTTAACGAGTATAGAAAATTTTTATAATAATACTAATGAGAGAAAAGGATTTTTTAATACACCTAGAGTGCGTAAATATATAGAAAAGCAAATTGAGACTAATTTTACATGGGATCAGATGATAGAGTGGATTGATACAACTGTAGTTAATGCAAATGAAAATTTGGTAGCTTTTAAATTACCTGGGGAACAAGAGGTAGTCAATGATCAGAAACATTTTTTACCTGATTTTGATGAATTAGAGATTATTGTAGAGCAATATTTTTCTAAAAAAGCAACTAAAGAGGTATCAAAAGATAATATAACTATTGAAGTTTTAAATGGTAGTGGTGTGTCAGGTGTGGCAGAAGATGCTAGTGATATGTTAGAAGAAGTAGGTTTTGACGTTGTTTCAATTGGTAATGCAGATAATTTTGATTATCAATCTTCAAAAGTAATTGCTCGCAAAGAGCCAAGAAAAGCAGCGAAAGAAGTTGCATTAGAAATTAACCAAGCTGACTTACTTGTTGAGTTAAAAGATGATTTTGAAGCTATGGTAACAGTTATTATAGGAGAAAACTTTGAAGATAATTAATAGGAGGGATCCATTTGGTAAAAGAATCATTTGAATTGGTGAAAAATATAGTAAGTACTTTAGATAATGACAAAGGCAAAGATATTTTAATACAAGAGGTGAATGAGATTACTCTTGTTTCAGATTACTTTGTACTAGTTACAGGTAATAGTACAACTCATGTTCAGTCTTTAGCTGAAAATTTAATTGATACTATGAAGCAAGAAAAAAATATCTCCGCATTACATAAAGAAGGAATAACTGAAGGTAACTGGGCCCTAATTGATTTTGATTCTGTTGTTGTACATATATTCTTAGAAGAAACAAGAAGTTTCTACAATTTAGAAAGATTATGGGCTGAAGCAAATGAAATCACAATTAACGAGTTAGATATTTGACATAAGGAAATAAATTTTATATAATTTCAAAAAAACATGTGTTAAGGCAATGATGGAGGCTAGTAATCAATAGTAATATTACAGAGAGCCGGTGGATGCTGTGAACCGGTATTTTACTTTGGTGAACTCGCTCCTGAGCTGGTCGATGAACTTATTAGTAGTCGGTCCGGTAGTCCCGTTATGGCTGTGCGAGTGGGCTTTACAAAGGCCAAATAGGGTGGTACCACGGGAAATAACTTCTCGTCCCTTTAAGGGATGAGAAGTTATTTATGTTTTATTTAACTTTGAAGGAGGTAAGTTCAATGAGTGGATACAAACCGCAAGAAATTGAGGCCAAATGGCAAAAGAGATGGGAAGAAGAAACTTCATATACTGTTGAAAATGACCCAAATAAAGAAAAGTACTATGTACTTGAGATGTTTCCTTATCCCTCTGGTAAGCTTCATATGGGTCATATGAGAGTATATTCTATTGGAGATGTGTTGGCAAGATTTCAAAGAATGAGAGGGTATAATGTTCTTCATCCAATGGGATGGGATGCATTTGGCTTGCCTGCAGAAAATGCTGCTATAGAAAATCAAACAGTACCAGCTGATTGGACATATTCAAACATAGATCATATGAAAAAACAACTTAATTCACTAGGAACTAGTTATGATTGGAACCGTGAAGTTACCACATGCTCACCTGAATATTATAAATGGACGCAATGGATGTTTTTACAGTTATACAATAATAATTTAGCATATAAGAAAAAAGCACCAGTAAACTGGTGTCCAGATTGTGAAACAGTACTTGCAAATGAACAGGTAGAAAATGGTGAGTGTTGGCGTTGTGGTAATGAAGTTGAAGAGAAGAAGCTGTCACAATGGTTTTTCAAAATAACTGATTATGCGGATCGATTAACAGATGATTTGGATCAATTAGAGGGTTGGCCAGACAGAGTCAAAACAATGCAAAAAAATTGGATCGGTCGTAGTTATGGATCTGAAATAGATTTTCAAGTAAAAGATCATGATGAAGTTATAAAGGTATTTACTACAAGACCTGACACTATATTTGGGGCCACTTACATGGTTCTTTCACCAGAACACCCTATAACTAAAACACTAGTTGATGGAACCGAAAAACAAAAAGAAGTAGAAGAGTTTGTTAATAAAGTACAGAACATGAATAAGGAATCAAGAGAGTCTGATAAATTAGAAAAAGAAGGTGTTTTTACAGGTAAATATGCGATTAATCCAGCAAATGGTAGAGAGATACCAATTTTAGTAGGTAATTATGTTTTAATGGAATATGGAACAGGTGCAGTGATGGCAGTTCCGGCTCATGACGAGCGTGACTATGAATTTGCAAAAAAATATGACCTTCCAATTGAACAAGTTGTTAAACCAAAAGAAGAAGATAATAATACTGAGCTACACAAAGCTTTTACGGATCATGGAATAATTATAAATTCACCTGGTTTTAATGGAATGACGTCTAATGAAGCAATTGAAGAAATTACTAATTATTTAGAAAAATTAGGTAAAGCCAAAAAAGTGACAACTTATAGACTAAGAGATTGGTTAGTTTCGAGACAAAGATATTGGGGCGCACCTATACCAATGATATATTGTAATAAATGTGGTTCAGTACCAGTACCTGAAAAGAATCTTCCTGTAAATTTACCAGAAGATGTAGATCTAACAGAGGGCAGTAAAAATGTTTTAGAGAATCGTAATGACTTTGTTGAAACTACCTGCCCTAATTGTCAAGGTACAGCTAGAAGAGAAACGGATACGATGGATACTTTTGTATGTTCTTCTTGGTATTTCTTGCGTTATACAAGTCCGGATTCAGAAAACTTACCTTTTTATAAAGATGATGTAGACTATTGGATGCCTGTAGATCAATACATCGGTGGAATAGAGCATGCTGTACTACACTTATTATATGCTCGATTTTTTACTAAGGTAATGTATGATTTAGGATATACTAGTGTAAATGAACCTTTTTCTAGATTATTAGCACAAGGGATGGTTAATAAAGATGGTGCAAAAATGAGTAAGTCTAAAGGTAATGTAGTATCACCTGATGAAATACTTAAAACCTATGGAGCAGATACCGGACGATTATTTATATTATTTGCTGCTCCTCCTGAAAAAGATTTAGACTGGAATGATGAAGGTGTAGAAGGTTGTTATCGATTTTTACAAAGAGTGTATCGATTAATTGATGAACATCAAGATCTTTCTTCTAAAAAGAATAACGAAAATCAATTTACGAAAGAAGATAAAGAATATAACATTGCAATAAATCAAACTATTAAAAAAGTAACAGAAGATGTATCTCAAAGATTTAATTTTAATACAGCTATAAGTGCAATTATGGAGTTTGTAAATACGACAAGTAAATATCAAAATGGTCAGTACAATGCTACATTACTAAGAAAAGGTCTTGAAACTTTGGTTAATTTATTAGCTCCTTTTACACCTCATATTTGTGAAGAGTTATGGGAAGAACTCGGACATAAAGAAAGTGTTCATAGTTTAAGTTGGCCATCATACGATCCGAAAGCTCTAGTTTCAGATGAGGTTGAATTAGCAGTACAAGTTAACGGAAAAGTAAGAGATCATGTTACTGTTCCTTCAGATGGAGATGAAGAGACTGTTAGACAAATCGTATTAGATCGAGAGAGAGTCCAAGAGTATATTTCAGATGGTGAAATTAAAAAGTTCATTGTAGTACCTAAAAAATTAGTAAATATTGTTTGTAAATAGAAATAATAAGGGGCTTTTTATAGGCTCCTTATTATTTTTAATAACTATTTAACACACAGGAAGATAATCTAAATATTTAAAGAATAATATAAAATTCTTCTTTATCTGTATGAAAAAGAGGGATTTTTATGTGTAAAAGAGAATTAATAGTTACTATTGAAACAGGAGGAAAAATTTAGTGACAAAACTTAATCGAAAGCAGTATACGATATTCGCTATAA
This genomic interval carries:
- a CDS encoding Spo0B domain-containing protein encodes the protein MGKLKEGEIGDKNFIRILVVGVLLTFFIPLFALISEYILLMTLLLVVFWFWFIKFISQEIFKNKTRIRDDTVTELVQYLRKLRHDFVNHYQVLYGIAQISKDTRLLKHLEKVKILNNNYGSILKLSQYDLVQYFLKQLACQSDTESHYQLTNSASWEDFNNSYGPKIVPLLDRVCQLISLEKIVHPSSMIDWELDENTKEYTMVLTVYDSEEPWGVNIDKYLNEVKVEAHKIGVKFEYFTWEEQIAVHFLIPK
- the obgE gene encoding GTPase ObgE, with amino-acid sequence MFVDKAKIYVKGGDGGNGIVAFRREKYVPDGGPSGGDGGDGGNVIFEVDPGLKSLVDFKYNVHIKAERGAHGEGSKKHGRSGKDRIVRVPPGTVVKDAQTEKNICDLVFDGDQYTVAKGGRGGRGNARFATANNKAPKFSEEGKLGEEQWLILELKVIAEVGLIGFPNVGKSTLLSRVSKAEPKVADYHFTTINPNLGVVDLDEGKRFIVADIPGLIEGAHKGKGLGDRFLKHIERTKILVHVLDISGVEGRDPIEDFYAINEELVGYNQTVANKPQIIAANKVDLGEVAHNNLEGLKEQLKSDSNFSDIKIFPISAVTGEGLENLLYFVADKIEELPDIEPEESEYEKEEENLITEQEADEVLYTLDKDGTTKESIKTIRIEKQNDLFIVKNYELEDIVQRVDVFTKEGQEYFQEKADQLELEKTLRKYGIKEGDTVKIGDFEFIYQE
- the nadD gene encoding nicotinate-nucleotide adenylyltransferase; the encoded protein is MGTRRRENNRVGLIGGTFDPIHTGHLIIAEEALNKFSLDEIIFIPAGIPPHKTSENITSSFHRYMLTNLATSKHPKFYVSSFEVDRDTPSYTIETLRYFRDLYSDKTDLFFITGIDTLLDILTWKDYRLLPDLCQFICATRPNFSFEKLEKEVFGTLPKLKNKIHYMDVPLIEISSTDIRKRCKNNESIKFMVPESVEAYILKEGLF
- the yqeK gene encoding bis(5'-nucleosyl)-tetraphosphatase (symmetrical) YqeK; translation: MNYQILYDYYEKELQKTLSYKRFEHSLNVVETAFKISEFFSIEKDRVALAALVHDRGKEISNKRLLSIAKEQNLIYDESEEIYPELLHGPIGAYLLEYDNKIRDEKILNSVRYHTTGRPNMSQLEIIIFLADLVEPNRSYPRVDDLRKLVFNEPYEALLKSLDWTLEYLMRTGKVIHPLTVKTRNHYLNKV
- a CDS encoding LCP family protein; its protein translation is MSYTKRYRKDKRTRKKAKLKKERIFALIILIITFFVLGAAVRYIISGRNLETEADWVTNLSQDVNDQYTNTLVAVVDDSHNILKYITILNQKEDSEELNTIFIPGETYLDTPGNDFEILMESYSKGHIDLLIDTVKDYLGVSIHNFIKIESGVYSGIKNELNFISDVNHDKFKTQVLEKDLKEGDIQKIFTDHLTSIENFYNNTNERKGFFNTPRVRKYIEKQIETNFTWDQMIEWIDTTVVNANENLVAFKLPGEQEVVNDQKHFLPDFDELEIIVEQYFSKKATKEVSKDNITIEVLNGSGVSGVAEDASDMLEEVGFDVVSIGNADNFDYQSSKVIARKEPRKAAKEVALEINQADLLVELKDDFEAMVTVIIGENFEDN
- the rsfS gene encoding ribosome silencing factor, which produces MVKESFELVKNIVSTLDNDKGKDILIQEVNEITLVSDYFVLVTGNSTTHVQSLAENLIDTMKQEKNISALHKEGITEGNWALIDFDSVVVHIFLEETRSFYNLERLWAEANEITINELDI
- the leuS gene encoding leucine--tRNA ligase, coding for MSGYKPQEIEAKWQKRWEEETSYTVENDPNKEKYYVLEMFPYPSGKLHMGHMRVYSIGDVLARFQRMRGYNVLHPMGWDAFGLPAENAAIENQTVPADWTYSNIDHMKKQLNSLGTSYDWNREVTTCSPEYYKWTQWMFLQLYNNNLAYKKKAPVNWCPDCETVLANEQVENGECWRCGNEVEEKKLSQWFFKITDYADRLTDDLDQLEGWPDRVKTMQKNWIGRSYGSEIDFQVKDHDEVIKVFTTRPDTIFGATYMVLSPEHPITKTLVDGTEKQKEVEEFVNKVQNMNKESRESDKLEKEGVFTGKYAINPANGREIPILVGNYVLMEYGTGAVMAVPAHDERDYEFAKKYDLPIEQVVKPKEEDNNTELHKAFTDHGIIINSPGFNGMTSNEAIEEITNYLEKLGKAKKVTTYRLRDWLVSRQRYWGAPIPMIYCNKCGSVPVPEKNLPVNLPEDVDLTEGSKNVLENRNDFVETTCPNCQGTARRETDTMDTFVCSSWYFLRYTSPDSENLPFYKDDVDYWMPVDQYIGGIEHAVLHLLYARFFTKVMYDLGYTSVNEPFSRLLAQGMVNKDGAKMSKSKGNVVSPDEILKTYGADTGRLFILFAAPPEKDLDWNDEGVEGCYRFLQRVYRLIDEHQDLSSKKNNENQFTKEDKEYNIAINQTIKKVTEDVSQRFNFNTAISAIMEFVNTTSKYQNGQYNATLLRKGLETLVNLLAPFTPHICEELWEELGHKESVHSLSWPSYDPKALVSDEVELAVQVNGKVRDHVTVPSDGDEETVRQIVLDRERVQEYISDGEIKKFIVVPKKLVNIVCK